A genomic window from Hyalangium gracile includes:
- a CDS encoding SAM-dependent methyltransferase, whose translation MTTQSVNLELRHPDERAAAQRTPEQQRAHEAREVAQHYEHNPEIFSLVLDKRLAYSTGVFLSPEEDLETGQERKFARVAAKLNIQPGEKVLDVGCGWGSLLLYLAQHTQGQFQGITLSSRQREVALQRAKDWGVADRVRVDLKHVEELNPAPESYDVVLFSGSIVHMHNRETIHQLVGRTLKPGGRLFISDCYFPAEQRGDRDSNATRYIFVTALGYCRLLSLSEELALIERAGLDLLHVEDLTSSYVQTLGYWIDNVRKNRERIEAMAPGFSKVLQGYMTVAKLSFARRTALEYMILATKGAPKVHVAGWPIPGNAK comes from the coding sequence ATGACGACCCAGTCCGTGAACCTGGAGCTGCGCCACCCGGACGAGCGCGCCGCCGCCCAGCGCACCCCGGAGCAGCAGCGAGCGCACGAGGCGCGGGAAGTCGCGCAGCACTACGAGCACAACCCGGAGATCTTCAGCCTCGTGCTGGACAAGCGGCTGGCGTACTCCACGGGGGTGTTCCTGTCGCCGGAGGAGGACCTGGAGACGGGGCAGGAGCGGAAGTTCGCGCGCGTGGCCGCCAAGCTGAACATCCAGCCCGGCGAGAAGGTGCTGGACGTGGGCTGCGGCTGGGGGAGCCTGCTCCTGTACCTGGCGCAGCACACCCAGGGGCAGTTCCAGGGCATCACCCTGAGCAGCAGGCAGCGCGAGGTGGCGCTGCAGCGCGCGAAGGACTGGGGCGTGGCGGACCGCGTGCGGGTGGACCTCAAGCACGTGGAGGAGCTGAACCCCGCGCCGGAGAGCTACGACGTGGTGCTCTTCTCCGGGAGCATCGTCCACATGCACAACCGGGAGACGATCCACCAGCTGGTGGGCCGGACGCTGAAGCCCGGGGGCCGGCTGTTCATCTCGGACTGCTACTTCCCGGCGGAGCAGCGCGGGGACCGCGACAGCAACGCCACGCGCTACATCTTCGTCACGGCGCTGGGCTACTGCCGGCTGCTGAGCCTGTCGGAGGAGCTGGCCCTCATCGAGCGCGCGGGGCTGGATCTGCTGCACGTGGAGGACCTGACGAGCTCGTACGTGCAGACGCTGGGCTACTGGATCGACAACGTGCGCAAGAACCGCGAGCGCATCGAGGCGATGGCGCCCGGCTTCTCCAAGGTGCTGCAGGGCTATATGACGGTGGCCAAGCTGTCGTTCGCCAGGCGCACGGCGCTCGAGTACATGATCCTGGCCACCAAGGGCGCGCCCAAGGTGCACGTGGCGGGCTGGCCCATCCCCGGGAACGCGAAGTGA
- a CDS encoding AMP-binding protein — protein MTAPRTLAGLLRARAQAHGERLAIRYKEGDAWLSRSWSETWEEARAVAAALHARGVRPGDGVMMLVPDVRPSVSTLFGVWALGAVPSILGVPYRLADLDSYLEQLRSTAKKLDAKALVLSEMLAGMASGSSGEGPTLIIADTLVEEGRASSFQPEPDAAPGPCVVQLTSGSTSHPRGVVLSHEKVMLHMESMSRALPSPAHAVAVSWLPLHHDMGLLGGLLFPFFNDFPAHMLSPLDFRQRPFSWLEAMSQFRATICAAPPSAYAICMALANRAREAGLDLSAWEVAMIGAEPISPELLRRFSDRFAPCGFRAEAFFPVYGLAETTVAVTFPEKLAPTVVDRVDRALLEREGRAVPCEEGPGALELTGVGRPIPHTEVRLVDEQDQPVPERTQGEVLVRSATLMDGYYREPELTASAVREGWLRTGDLGYQAQGSLFITGRKKELIIKGGHNLIPSILEELASAVEGVRAGCVAAVGVRSEQRQTELAYVLAETKLEPEAQGSLGFRIREHLRAHGIAIDHVLLVPPGTLPKTTSGKLKRKAISEAIAAGQLTGTLV, from the coding sequence GTGACAGCCCCCCGGACGCTGGCGGGCCTGCTGCGTGCTCGAGCGCAGGCCCACGGGGAGCGTCTCGCCATCCGCTATAAGGAGGGGGACGCGTGGCTGTCCCGCTCCTGGAGCGAGACGTGGGAGGAGGCGCGAGCGGTGGCCGCGGCCCTCCATGCCCGAGGCGTGCGCCCGGGGGATGGGGTGATGATGCTCGTCCCCGACGTCCGGCCCTCCGTCAGCACGCTGTTCGGCGTGTGGGCGCTGGGCGCGGTGCCGAGCATCCTCGGCGTGCCGTACCGGCTGGCGGACCTGGACAGCTACCTGGAGCAGCTTCGGAGCACGGCGAAGAAGCTGGACGCGAAGGCGCTGGTGCTCTCGGAGATGCTGGCGGGCATGGCCAGCGGGAGCAGCGGCGAGGGGCCCACGCTCATCATCGCCGACACGCTGGTGGAGGAGGGCCGGGCGTCCAGCTTCCAGCCCGAGCCGGACGCGGCGCCGGGCCCGTGCGTGGTGCAGCTCACCAGCGGCAGCACGAGCCACCCGCGCGGGGTGGTGCTCTCGCACGAGAAGGTGATGCTCCACATGGAGAGCATGAGCCGCGCCCTGCCCTCCCCGGCGCATGCGGTGGCCGTCTCCTGGCTGCCGCTGCACCACGACATGGGGCTCTTGGGCGGGCTGCTGTTCCCCTTCTTCAACGACTTCCCGGCGCACATGCTGTCGCCGCTGGACTTCCGGCAGCGGCCGTTCTCCTGGCTGGAGGCGATGAGCCAGTTCCGCGCCACCATCTGCGCGGCGCCTCCCTCCGCGTACGCCATCTGCATGGCGCTGGCGAACCGGGCACGCGAGGCGGGGCTGGACTTGAGCGCGTGGGAGGTGGCGATGATCGGCGCGGAGCCCATCTCGCCGGAGCTCCTGCGGCGCTTCAGTGACAGGTTCGCCCCGTGCGGCTTCAGGGCCGAGGCCTTCTTCCCGGTGTACGGGCTGGCCGAGACCACGGTGGCGGTGACGTTCCCGGAGAAGCTGGCCCCCACGGTGGTGGACCGCGTGGACCGCGCGCTGCTGGAGCGCGAGGGCCGGGCGGTGCCGTGCGAGGAGGGCCCGGGCGCGCTGGAGCTCACGGGCGTCGGCCGCCCCATCCCCCACACCGAGGTGCGGCTGGTGGACGAGCAGGACCAGCCGGTGCCGGAGCGCACGCAGGGAGAAGTCCTCGTGCGCTCGGCGACGCTGATGGATGGCTACTACCGCGAGCCGGAGCTGACCGCCTCCGCTGTGCGGGAGGGCTGGCTGCGGACGGGGGACCTCGGCTACCAGGCCCAGGGCTCGCTCTTCATCACCGGGCGGAAGAAGGAGCTCATCATCAAGGGCGGCCACAACCTGATTCCGTCCATCCTCGAGGAGCTCGCCTCCGCGGTGGAGGGAGTGCGGGCCGGGTGCGTGGCGGCGGTGGGCGTGCGCTCGGAGCAGCGGCAGACGGAGCTGGCGTACGTGCTGGCGGAGACGAAGCTGGAGCCCGAGGCCCAGGGGTCGCTGGGCTTTCGCATCCGCGAGCACCTCCGGGCCCACGGCATCGCCATCGACCACGTGCTGCTGGTGCCTCCGGGCACGCTGCCGAAGACGACGAGCGGAAAGCTCAAGCGCAAGGCCATCTCCGAGGCCATCGCCGCCGGGCAGCTCACCGGCACGCTGGTGTGA
- a CDS encoding terpene synthase family protein, whose protein sequence is MHSLSLSPAVEFDLGTVSRARLQGRLHLVDVPGHGWPRPVATAEEISRAEQECIAWALKTGLVKKGEPYFHKFGQSRLAALAACTLPDVPIHRSVWFIQLQAFIFTLDDALDNLVDLRAGEQYLRYGQLQEVFGLFMRALVGENPRVEGSVADFPLVEPFRDVLVEVRQRALESGMELSWFIASMAHYFEALAWEHGAHTVAGYAPSLSTYMHNREQTISYLQSIESFLIIQGISLSPAHRQLHPVKLLLTNACRHVILINDVFSLAKEIACGELDNVFLLDPEKDRGSLAYRFKTLLDQLNTLAADIAHIALKLQEAFPDDGDLSAYTTTIIDSVNGHIAWYAESQRYGRYVRPPTLMGFEAKAIGQ, encoded by the coding sequence ATGCACAGTCTCAGCCTTTCGCCGGCTGTCGAGTTCGATCTCGGAACCGTCTCGCGCGCTCGCCTCCAGGGGCGGCTCCACCTGGTGGATGTTCCCGGGCATGGCTGGCCACGCCCCGTGGCCACGGCCGAGGAGATCTCCCGGGCGGAGCAGGAGTGCATCGCCTGGGCCTTGAAGACGGGGCTCGTGAAGAAGGGCGAGCCCTACTTCCACAAGTTCGGTCAGTCCCGGCTGGCCGCGCTGGCGGCCTGCACGCTGCCGGATGTGCCGATCCACCGCTCGGTGTGGTTCATCCAGCTGCAGGCGTTCATCTTCACGCTGGATGACGCGCTGGACAACCTGGTCGATCTGCGCGCCGGTGAGCAGTACCTGCGCTACGGGCAGCTCCAGGAGGTCTTCGGCCTCTTCATGAGGGCCCTGGTGGGAGAGAACCCGCGGGTGGAGGGCTCCGTCGCGGACTTCCCGCTCGTCGAGCCGTTCCGCGACGTGCTGGTGGAGGTGCGCCAGCGCGCGCTCGAGAGCGGGATGGAGCTCTCCTGGTTCATCGCCAGCATGGCGCACTACTTCGAGGCGCTGGCCTGGGAGCATGGCGCGCACACCGTGGCGGGCTACGCGCCCTCGCTGTCCACGTACATGCACAACCGGGAGCAGACCATCTCCTATCTCCAGTCGATCGAGTCGTTCCTCATCATCCAGGGCATCTCGCTGTCCCCGGCGCACCGGCAGCTCCATCCCGTGAAGCTGCTGCTCACCAATGCCTGCCGGCACGTCATCCTGATCAACGACGTGTTCTCGCTGGCCAAGGAGATCGCCTGCGGCGAGCTGGACAACGTCTTCCTGCTGGACCCGGAGAAGGACCGCGGCTCCCTGGCCTACCGCTTCAAGACGCTGCTCGATCAGCTCAACACCCTGGCCGCGGACATCGCCCACATCGCGCTCAAGCTCCAGGAGGCCTTCCCGGACGATGGAGACCTGAGCGCCTACACGACGACCATCATCGACAGCGTGAACGGGCACATCGCCTGGTACGCCGAGAGCCAGCGGTACGGCCGCTACGTGCGGCCACCCACCCTCATGGGCTTCGAGGCCAAGGCCATCGGGCAGTGA